A section of the Pseudanabaena mucicola str. Chao 1806 genome encodes:
- the cpdA gene encoding 3',5'-cyclic-AMP phosphodiesterase → MKGVINYGSFVSIAQLTDIHLFADINRSLVGIKTDFSFQEVLKQVKRTLPQVDLLLLTGDLTQDGSIESYGRLRQSLNDFGIHAYCLAGNHDDIPLMKAHLPSEYVHLSRSIDVGKWRILLLSSVVVDAVHGYLSDEELLYLEKNLSAYPDRPTLIAFHHPAVPLGSQWIDRICLENQDEFWAICDRHPQIEIVLNGHAHQAFDQIYETPHNSVRCLVTPSTCIQFEPQNDKFQIDHQPPGFRHLRLYPNGVMETDVHRLKVDSFQPDLAAVGY, encoded by the coding sequence ATGAAAGGCGTAATCAATTACGGTAGTTTTGTCTCCATTGCACAGTTAACTGATATCCATCTATTTGCGGATATTAATCGCTCTTTAGTGGGTATTAAGACTGATTTCTCTTTTCAAGAAGTTCTCAAACAAGTAAAAAGAACTTTACCTCAGGTTGATTTACTCTTATTGACAGGTGACCTCACCCAAGATGGCAGCATCGAATCCTATGGACGATTGCGTCAATCTCTAAATGATTTTGGAATTCATGCCTACTGCTTAGCAGGGAATCATGATGATATTCCCCTGATGAAAGCCCATTTACCTAGTGAATATGTGCATCTTAGCCGCTCTATCGACGTGGGGAAGTGGAGGATTTTGTTACTTAGCTCCGTTGTCGTTGATGCTGTCCATGGTTACCTCTCAGATGAGGAATTATTATATCTAGAGAAAAATCTCAGTGCCTATCCTGATCGCCCTACTCTGATCGCCTTTCATCATCCTGCTGTCCCTCTCGGTTCGCAATGGATCGATAGGATTTGTCTAGAAAATCAAGATGAATTTTGGGCAATATGCGATCGCCACCCTCAGATCGAAATAGTTTTAAATGGTCATGCCCATCAAGCCTTTGATCAAATATATGAAACCCCTCATAACTCCGTTCGCTGCCTTGTGACTCCATCGACCTGTATTCAATTTGAACCTCAAAATGATAAATTCCAAATTGATCATCAGCCCCCTGGATTTCGGCATTTGCGCCTTTATCCAAATGGTGTAATGGAAACGGATGTACATCGCCTCAAAGTAGATAGTTTCCAGCCTGATCTGGCGGCAGTAGGGTATTAA
- the proB gene encoding glutamate 5-kinase, producing MQLQIPPLIVVIKIGTSSLSHPESGYLQLATIAKLVEAIVHLRREGHSVVLVSSGAVGIGCGRLGLKQRPRKISKKQAIAAVGQGRLIRIYDDFFGSLQQPVAQVLLTRGNLIQRQHYMNVHATFHELLELGVVPIVNENDTVAVDELKFGDNDTLSALVASLIEADWLFLLTDVDRLYSDDPRQNPDAQPIEFVEHEQLQELRQTICEKQALGTGGTQWGTGGMTTKLDAARIASAAGVKTVITRGDLPERIAAILNGEKFGTQFAAQPKTVNARKRWIAYGMVPLGKLFLDDGAVNAVVNKGRSLLPAGITQVEGKFEANESVSLCDRDGKEVARGISNYSSSDIVRILGSQSEDIPKLLGFDGEETVIHRDNLVSL from the coding sequence ATGCAACTGCAAATTCCACCACTGATCGTTGTCATCAAAATTGGTACTTCTAGCCTCAGTCATCCTGAATCAGGGTATCTCCAACTAGCAACGATCGCCAAACTCGTAGAAGCGATTGTACATTTGCGGCGCGAAGGTCACAGTGTAGTTTTAGTCTCTTCGGGTGCAGTGGGAATTGGTTGTGGCAGACTAGGACTGAAACAACGTCCACGTAAAATCTCAAAAAAACAAGCGATCGCGGCTGTTGGTCAAGGGCGTTTAATTAGGATTTATGATGACTTTTTTGGTTCACTTCAACAACCTGTTGCTCAAGTTTTATTAACACGGGGCAATCTCATTCAACGTCAGCATTATATGAATGTTCATGCTACTTTCCATGAGTTGTTAGAACTAGGCGTTGTGCCAATTGTGAATGAGAATGATACAGTTGCGGTCGATGAATTGAAATTTGGCGATAACGATACACTATCGGCGCTAGTAGCTAGTTTAATCGAAGCAGATTGGCTATTCCTTTTAACTGATGTTGATCGCCTATATTCTGATGATCCACGACAAAATCCCGATGCTCAGCCCATTGAGTTTGTGGAACATGAACAATTGCAGGAACTCCGTCAAACGATCTGTGAGAAGCAAGCCTTAGGGACTGGTGGTACACAATGGGGAACAGGTGGCATGACCACCAAACTGGATGCTGCAAGAATCGCTTCGGCTGCAGGAGTAAAGACAGTGATTACGCGAGGAGATTTACCTGAGCGCATTGCCGCAATTCTCAATGGGGAGAAATTTGGGACACAGTTTGCCGCTCAACCAAAAACCGTCAATGCTCGTAAACGCTGGATTGCCTATGGCATGGTTCCATTAGGGAAACTCTTTCTCGATGATGGAGCAGTGAATGCAGTGGTCAATAAAGGTCGATCGCTTTTACCTGCGGGAATTACGCAAGTGGAAGGAAAATTTGAAGCCAACGAATCAGTGAGTCTATGCGATCGTGATGGTAAGGAAGTCGCTAGAGGTATCTCCAATTACAGTAGCAGTGATATTGTGCGTATCCTCGGTTCTCAATCGGAAGACATTCCCAAATTACTGG